In Roseofilum capinflatum BLCC-M114, a single genomic region encodes these proteins:
- a CDS encoding DUF2887 domain-containing protein, protein MKTDTLFYKVFQDFPQFFFEVCGLPPTRANLYTFTE, encoded by the coding sequence ATGAAAACTGATACCCTCTTTTACAAAGTCTTCCAAGATTTTCCCCAATTCTTCTTTGAAGTCTGTGGACTTCCCCCAACCAGAGCCAACCTCTACACCTTTACCGAATAA
- a CDS encoding dihydroorotate dehydrogenase-like protein — protein MDLTTTYLGLNLRSPIVPSAALPLSEDIDTIKRLEDAGAAAVVLHSLFEEQLLREKFELHHHLEYGTESFAEALSYFPEPDEFHVGPELYLKHIRQAKAAVNIPIIGSLNGFSSGGWVEYAKLMQDAGADAIELNIYYVPTDFEMTGAQVEQNYIDTLSEVKKEVTIPVALKLSPFFSNMANMAKRLSETGADGLVLFNRFLQPDINAEDLEIEVGSVLSSTHDLRLPMRWIAILYGRINNCDLAATSGVQRGHDVIKLLMAGASVTQVCSTLLRHGIGHIQVMEEEINHWMEEHGYESVKQMQGSMSQLHCEDESAYERAQYMRAITSYNPTHSLV, from the coding sequence ATGGATTTAACCACTACTTACTTAGGACTCAATTTGCGATCGCCCATCGTTCCCAGTGCAGCCCTTCCCCTCTCCGAAGATATCGACACCATTAAACGCCTTGAAGATGCCGGTGCTGCTGCCGTTGTCCTCCATTCCCTCTTTGAAGAACAGCTCCTACGGGAAAAATTTGAACTCCATCATCACCTGGAATATGGGACAGAAAGCTTCGCGGAAGCCCTGTCCTATTTCCCCGAACCTGATGAGTTTCACGTCGGCCCAGAATTGTACTTAAAGCACATTCGCCAAGCCAAAGCAGCCGTCAATATTCCCATCATTGGCAGTCTCAACGGCTTCTCCTCCGGGGGATGGGTCGAATATGCCAAATTGATGCAAGATGCAGGCGCAGATGCGATCGAGTTAAACATCTATTATGTGCCCACTGACTTTGAGATGACCGGCGCACAGGTGGAACAAAACTACATTGATACCCTCAGTGAAGTCAAAAAAGAAGTTACTATCCCCGTTGCCCTCAAACTGAGTCCCTTTTTCAGCAACATGGCTAACATGGCTAAACGGTTGAGCGAAACCGGAGCCGATGGCTTAGTGCTGTTTAACCGCTTCCTGCAACCGGATATTAACGCCGAAGATTTAGAAATAGAAGTCGGTTCTGTCCTCAGCAGCACCCATGACTTGCGCTTACCCATGCGTTGGATTGCCATCCTCTATGGTCGCATTAATAACTGTGACCTAGCTGCCACCAGTGGCGTACAACGGGGTCATGATGTGATTAAACTTCTCATGGCTGGCGCATCGGTAACTCAGGTTTGCTCGACTCTATTGCGCCATGGCATTGGCCATATCCAAGTCATGGAAGAGGAAATTAACCATTGGATGGAAGAACATGGTTATGAATCTGTCAAGCAAATGCAGGGTTCCATGTCTCAGCTCCATTGTGAGGATGAATCCGCCTACGAACGGGCCCAATATATGCGGGCGATTACCTCGTATAATCCGACTCATAGTTTAGTCTAG
- the nifJ gene encoding pyruvate:ferredoxin (flavodoxin) oxidoreductase, whose product MNTKNYATLDGNEAVARVAYKLNEVIAIYPITPSSPMGEWADAWMSEGRPNLWGTVPSVVEMQSEGGAAGAVHGSLQGGSLTTTFTASQGLLLMIPNLYKIAGELTSAVLHVAARSVAAQALSIFGDHSDVMATRATGCALLCSASIQEAHDLALVAQAASLKSRVPFIHFFDGFRTSHEVQKIELLEESVLRAIIDDRTVFDHRSRGLTPDRPALRGTAQNPDVFFQARESVNPFYDVCAEEVQKAMDQFAELTGRRYQPYQYHGAPDAERVVILMGSGCETAHETIDYLVAQGEKVGVLKVRMYRPWDASKFIGALPETVKAIAVLDRTKEPGASGEPLYLDVITAFHETDRPAPKIVGGRYGLSSKEFNPAMVKSVLDNLSAQTPKNHFTVGINDDLTNTSLEYDPNFSVEPDSVVRAMFYGLGSDGTVGANKNSIKIIGDDTDNYAQGYFVYDSKKSGAVTVSHLRFGPNQIRSTYLITQANFVGCHQWTFLEKLQVLGSAAPGAVFLLNSPYGPEEVWDKLPLEIQEVIVRQGLKFYVIDANQVARDTGMGNRINTIMQTCFFALAGILPRDEAIAQIKKAIEKTYGKKGAEIVKLNIKAVDQTLDNLYEVNVGQANSSLHIMPSVGDAAPEFVREVEGIMLARQGDSLPVSKLPCDGTYPTGTSKWEKRNVAQEIPVWDPDVCVQCGKCIAVCPHATIRGKAYDPSALGNAPESFKSIDVKDKAFSGQKFTIQVAPEDCTGCGVCVDVCPAKNKSMPSKRAINMEAQIPLREQERQNWDFFLGLPNPDRSTLNLERIRQQQWQEPLFEFSGACAGCGETPYIKLATQLFGDRMVIANATGCSSIYGGNLPTTPYTVNSEGRGPSWSNSLFEDNAEFGLGFQLAISKHQSFACELVQKLAGTLGDNLVSQILNNTQATEADIYEQRQYVAQVKEILAGNTDPDAQQLLSLADYLVKKSIWIVGGDGWAYDIGYGGLDHVLASGRNVNVLVMDTEVYSNTGGQSSKATPRGAVAKFAAGGKPAPKKDLGLIAMTYGNIYVGSVALGARDEHTLKVFLEAEAYDGPSLIIAYSHCIAHGINMTTAMSHQKAIVESGRWLLYRYDPRRTAAGENPLQLDSKSPKKGVKDSMYAENRFKMLTKTKPEDAKRLLQEAQQDVNTRWEMYKYLAERSLNSEE is encoded by the coding sequence ATGAATACCAAAAACTATGCAACACTAGACGGCAACGAGGCAGTGGCCCGTGTTGCGTACAAACTCAACGAAGTCATTGCCATTTATCCCATTACTCCTTCCTCTCCCATGGGAGAATGGGCTGATGCCTGGATGTCGGAGGGGCGGCCTAACCTATGGGGAACCGTACCCTCAGTTGTAGAAATGCAGAGTGAAGGAGGAGCCGCAGGAGCAGTCCACGGATCGCTACAGGGGGGGTCTTTAACCACGACCTTTACCGCATCTCAGGGTCTGTTGCTGATGATCCCCAACCTCTACAAGATTGCTGGGGAACTGACATCAGCCGTATTGCATGTAGCGGCTCGCTCGGTTGCGGCTCAAGCTCTGTCCATTTTCGGGGATCATTCCGATGTAATGGCTACCCGCGCCACCGGTTGCGCTCTGCTCTGTTCGGCATCGATACAAGAAGCTCATGATTTAGCGCTGGTGGCTCAAGCGGCTTCCCTGAAGTCCAGAGTGCCGTTTATCCACTTCTTCGACGGGTTCCGGACTTCCCATGAAGTGCAAAAGATCGAACTGCTAGAGGAGAGTGTCCTGCGGGCAATCATTGACGATCGCACCGTCTTTGACCACCGATCGCGCGGCCTAACCCCCGATCGCCCCGCCCTGCGCGGAACCGCCCAAAATCCCGATGTCTTCTTCCAAGCCAGAGAAAGCGTCAACCCCTTCTATGATGTCTGTGCCGAAGAAGTCCAAAAAGCCATGGATCAGTTCGCCGAACTAACCGGACGCAGATATCAACCCTACCAATATCACGGCGCACCGGATGCCGAGCGCGTGGTAATTCTCATGGGTTCCGGCTGTGAAACCGCCCATGAAACCATTGATTATCTCGTGGCTCAAGGGGAAAAAGTGGGCGTGCTAAAAGTTCGCATGTATCGCCCCTGGGATGCCAGTAAGTTTATTGGCGCTCTTCCAGAAACCGTTAAGGCGATCGCCGTTTTAGACCGCACCAAAGAACCCGGCGCATCCGGCGAACCCCTCTATCTAGATGTGATTACCGCCTTCCACGAAACCGATCGCCCCGCACCTAAAATTGTCGGCGGACGCTATGGCTTATCTTCCAAAGAATTTAACCCCGCCATGGTCAAGAGCGTCCTAGACAACCTCAGCGCCCAAACACCGAAAAATCACTTTACGGTCGGTATTAACGACGACTTAACCAACACCTCCCTAGAGTACGATCCCAACTTCTCCGTTGAACCCGATAGCGTCGTCCGGGCCATGTTCTATGGCTTAGGTTCCGATGGTACAGTTGGAGCGAATAAAAACTCGATTAAGATTATCGGCGACGATACCGACAACTACGCCCAAGGTTACTTTGTTTACGACTCCAAGAAATCCGGCGCGGTAACCGTCTCTCACCTGCGGTTTGGCCCCAATCAGATTCGCAGCACCTATCTGATCACCCAAGCCAACTTTGTCGGCTGTCACCAATGGACATTCCTGGAAAAACTCCAGGTCTTAGGATCGGCAGCTCCCGGCGCAGTCTTCCTCCTCAACAGCCCCTACGGCCCAGAAGAGGTATGGGATAAACTGCCCTTGGAAATCCAAGAAGTGATTGTACGCCAAGGTCTGAAGTTCTATGTGATCGATGCCAACCAGGTGGCACGGGACACCGGTATGGGGAATCGGATCAACACCATTATGCAGACCTGTTTCTTCGCCTTAGCGGGAATTTTACCCAGGGATGAGGCGATCGCCCAAATTAAGAAGGCGATCGAGAAAACCTACGGTAAGAAAGGGGCAGAAATTGTCAAACTCAACATCAAAGCCGTCGATCAAACCCTCGATAACCTCTATGAGGTCAACGTCGGACAAGCCAATAGCAGCCTGCATATTATGCCCTCCGTTGGCGATGCGGCTCCCGAATTCGTGCGCGAAGTCGAAGGCATAATGCTGGCACGGCAAGGGGATAGCCTACCCGTAAGCAAGCTCCCCTGTGATGGAACCTATCCCACCGGAACCTCGAAATGGGAAAAACGGAACGTCGCCCAAGAAATTCCTGTTTGGGACCCGGACGTTTGCGTGCAATGTGGTAAATGTATTGCCGTTTGTCCCCACGCTACCATTCGCGGTAAAGCCTACGATCCCAGTGCGTTAGGCAATGCGCCAGAAAGCTTCAAGTCCATCGATGTCAAAGATAAGGCCTTTTCTGGACAAAAATTCACCATTCAAGTGGCTCCCGAAGACTGTACCGGATGCGGCGTTTGTGTGGATGTCTGCCCGGCTAAGAATAAATCCATGCCCTCGAAACGGGCGATTAACATGGAGGCTCAGATCCCCTTGCGGGAACAAGAGCGCCAAAATTGGGACTTCTTCCTCGGTTTACCGAATCCCGATCGCTCTACATTAAATCTAGAGCGCATTCGTCAGCAGCAATGGCAAGAACCCCTCTTTGAGTTCTCTGGAGCGTGTGCCGGTTGTGGAGAAACCCCCTATATTAAACTGGCGACTCAGTTATTCGGCGATCGCATGGTCATCGCCAACGCCACCGGTTGTTCCTCCATCTATGGCGGTAACTTACCCACCACCCCCTACACCGTCAACAGTGAAGGACGGGGGCCGAGTTGGTCAAATAGCCTGTTTGAAGATAACGCCGAATTTGGCTTAGGCTTCCAGTTGGCGATCTCCAAACATCAGAGCTTTGCCTGCGAACTGGTGCAGAAACTAGCCGGAACCCTAGGGGATAACCTAGTCAGCCAAATCCTCAACAACACTCAAGCCACAGAAGCCGATATTTACGAACAACGGCAATATGTGGCCCAAGTCAAAGAAATCCTCGCTGGGAACACCGACCCCGACGCGCAGCAATTGCTCAGTTTAGCCGACTATTTGGTGAAAAAATCCATCTGGATCGTCGGGGGTGATGGTTGGGCTTATGACATCGGCTACGGCGGTTTAGACCACGTGCTGGCATCCGGCCGCAATGTGAATGTGCTGGTCATGGATACGGAAGTATACTCCAATACGGGTGGGCAATCCTCCAAAGCCACCCCCAGAGGAGCCGTTGCTAAATTTGCGGCTGGTGGTAAACCCGCACCCAAGAAAGACCTAGGTCTGATTGCCATGACCTACGGCAATATCTACGTGGGTTCTGTGGCTCTAGGGGCACGGGATGAACACACCCTGAAAGTCTTCCTAGAAGCCGAAGCCTATGACGGGCCCTCCCTGATTATTGCGTACTCCCACTGTATCGCCCATGGTATTAATATGACCACAGCTATGAGCCATCAGAAAGCCATTGTCGAAAGTGGTCGCTGGTTGCTCTACAGATACGATCCCAGACGGACGGCGGCGGGTGAAAATCCGTTACAGTTGGATTCCAAATCGCCCAAGAAAGGCGTTAAAGACTCCATGTATGCTGAAAACCGGTTCAAGATGTTGACCAAAACCAAACCGGAAGACGCAAAACGCCTGTTGCAAGAAGCCCAACAGGATGTCAACACCCGGTGGGAAATGTATAAATATCTCGCCGAACGGAGCCTGAACTCGGAAGAGTAA